From the genome of Spinacia oleracea cultivar Varoflay chromosome 2, BTI_SOV_V1, whole genome shotgun sequence, one region includes:
- the LOC110789358 gene encoding protein SENSITIVE TO PROTON RHIZOTOXICITY 1: MNVKDMPNSEAWNEVQQNASLNNQPFNNFTSREQSKWEDPSILDYSMRINSSFSKFNQPSQNSTKIPKQDGTQTQMPDVSNFDPRATLNNLSFLEQKIHQLQELVHMIVGRKAQVQGNQDELILQQQQLITADLTSIIVQLISAAGSLLPSMKHNLSASATTSSGLFLQQQVKQAATTSSGLFLQQQVKQAVVEEVKPVEQQSTQMDSVTNSVTEMSSNNNMEEDHELKDEDDGKEEEHLPPGSYEILQLEKEEILAPHTHFCTICGKGFKRDANLRMHMRGHGDEYKTPAALAKPNKEASSEKVLLKRYSCPSIGCKRNKEHKKFQPLKTILCVKNHYKRTHCDKSYTCSRCHTKKFSVIADLKTHEKHCGRDKWLCSCGTTFSRKDKLFGHIGLFQGHTPAIPSEEQHKGTTTSVQSNLSENCEMTNMGFGFGSSNGANNENVAQLMMDGKVNVDDPFFSLLNYEYSLGGLQDFPLTNFDDSPSSFSFLNSEEKDGMMCGSSNDVH; this comes from the coding sequence ATGAATGTTAAAGATATGCCAAATTCAGAAGCTTGGAATGAAGTGCAGCAGAATGCTTCCCTGAACAATCAACCCTTCAACAATTTCACCTCTCGTGAACAGTCGAAGTGGGAAGATCCGTCTATACTTGATTACAGCATGAGAATAAACTCTTCATTCTCCAAATTCAACCAACCTTCTCAGAATTCAACCAAAATTCCTAAACAAGATGGGACTCAAACTCAAATGCCTGATGTTAGTAATTTCGATCCAAGAGCAACGCTCAATAATCTCTCTTTTTTGGAACAGAAAATCCACCAACTTCAAGAGTTAGTTCATATGATTGTTGGCAGAAAAGCTCAAGTTCAAGGCAACCAAGATGAACTTATTCTTCAACAGCAACAGCTTATAACAGCTGATTTGACTTCAATTATAGTTCAGTTGATTTCAGCAGCTGGTAGTCTACTTCCATCAATGAAACACAACCTCTCTGCTTCTGCAACTACTTCTTCTGGTTTGTTTCTTCAACAACAAGTAAAGCAAGCTGCTACTACTTCTTCTGGGCTGTTTCTTCAACAGCAAGTAAAGCAAGCTGTTGTTGAAGAAGTTAAACCAGTAGAACAGCAGTCAACCCAGATGGATTCAGTGACCAATTCTGTAACAGAAATGAGCAGTAACAACAACATGGAAGAAGATCATGAACTAAAAGATGAAGATGATGGTAAAGAAGAAGAACATCTTCCACCTGGATCATATGAAATCCTGCAATTAGAAAAAGAAGAAATTCTTGCACCACACACCCATTTCTGCACAATTTGTGGCAAAGGTTTCAAAAGAGATGCTAATTTGAGGATGCATATGAGAGGACATGGTGATGAGTACAAAACACCTGCTGCATTAGCGAAACCCAACAAGGAAGCAAGCTCAGAGAAGGTGCTTTTAAAGAGGTATTCATGTCCTTCTATTGGTTGTAAGAGGAATAAGGAACATAAAAAGTTTCAACCTTTGAAAACCATTTTATGTGTGAAGAATCATTATAAGAGAACTCACTGTGATAAGAGTTACACTTGTAGCAGATGCCATACAAAGAAATTCTCTGTTATTGCTGATCTTAAAACCCATGAAAAGCATTGTGGTAGGGATAAATGGTTGTGTTCTTGTGGAACAACTTTTTCTAGAAAAGACAAGCTTTTTGGGCATATTGGTCTTTTCCAAGGTCATACTCCTGCTATCCCTTCTGAAGAACAACATAAAGGAACAACAACATCTGTGCAGTCAAATCTTTCAGAAAACTGTGAAATGACAAATATGGGGTTTGGCTTTGGTTCCTCAAATGGTGCTAATAATGAGAATGTTGCTCAACTTATGATGGATGGAAAGGTGAACGTCGATGATCCTTTCTTTTCTCTGTTAAATTACGAATATAGCCTTGGTGGGCTACAAGATTTCCCGTTAACCAACTTTGACGACTCACCAAGTTCGTTTTCGTTCCTGAATTCTGAAGAAAAGGATGGAATGATGTGTGGCAGTAGTAACGACGTGCATTAG
- the LOC110789045 gene encoding FHA domain-containing protein PS1 translates to MEAHSEMQIPVFTVWKNNAILKNIFLINSPPVNQNETQQENDEICKINQEFEETLVVGRHPDCDIRVEHPSISRFHLRIHSKPSSKHLSLTDLSSVHGTWISGRRIEPNIRTRMNESDSLRIGGSSRVYKLHWIPVSQAYDVSNPFVPPLDFVELPEDEDEEIIKDESSLGLGNEEVQGVDSVSKGLVFGVLCDDDRLVVEKVAEITEEKCMAVDNECVELENEEVQVFGVLCDDDDRLVVEKVAEKTEEKLTSVDNECVGLESPDMEILRPPFVDENSQVSAQELLDNGNVQSLDSALEGLISPFLDEKSQVFVQGLVDEENVQPLDSALEGLVSQFLDENSQVSVQELVVNENVQLLDSALEGLVPLFLGENWEWVGQKWNYMACPTEEEHPELVKNEDIGSVPVLEALETLFLDENTEQLVLEEEEDEDIIKDESPQEQENEEVQAVDSFSEGLEFGAACDDDVLVKEQVAPKTEEVWNFWCGSPVAPPSPLVTNGILLNTAKLHLDIENQSAENKPEPRMLSERKFPGSVNVNSSLKEHNGGKLWSFWSGNMGVESSVCSSFSDASFLSESENKSSRNGFESPFGSPLMESDQKSASSIWSRRGKLQSAPQISTNISEKKKLRSDQKNVKHEPVSRALFHEVETQEEEEVFTPDKENFTPNTHKSMRKLVMLKEVKNSSSPLLKIIGSPKIYYEDNMMSPSSDKENYSPRTFLEKKTARRGSLNQVKSLRVKEKKGGRMPFQSLLADSPKNSSSETCFPGAAKITSKTNIPEKCSGERTQKWSMLVDTTTLLNKESRKALQLLEGLKGTQLIIPKIVIKDLACLKRQTSFFRRNTEVSSALEWIEDCMVKTQWWIHVQNSTEEVQSVAATPPASPYSSQVSCGTTAGSFPFSALELLSPSTEDHVLDYALSFRRNKNEGQLVLLSDDITLKIKAMAEGIICETAEDFRESLVNPFSERFLWTDSSPRGQTWSYSDDFVLREKFYPSSLKMMMTPKAMENVKGLKLILLHNSQYFERMTAIY, encoded by the exons ATGGAAGCTCACTCAGAGATGCAAATCCCAGTATTCACAGTTTGGAAGAACAACGCAATCCTCAAGAACATCTTCCTAATCAACTCCCCCCCTGTAAATCAAAACGAAACCCAGCAAGAAAATGACGAAATTTGTAAAATCAATCAAGAATTTGAAGAGACATTGGTAGTTGGTCGACACCCAGATTGCGATATTCGAGTTGAACATCCCAGTATTAGCCGTTTTCATCTCCGTATTCACTCCAAACCCTCTTCCAAGCACCTTTCTCTCACTGATTTGTCTTCTG TACACGGAACATGGATTTCAGGAAGAAGGATAGAACCAAATATAAGAACAAGGATGAATGAGAGTGATAGTTTGAGGATTGGAGGATCAAGTAGGGTTTACAAGTTGCACTGGATTCCAGTGAGCCAAGCTTATGACGTTTCCAACCCTTTTGTTCCTCCCTTGGACTTCGTGGAGCTGCCCGAAGACGAGGATGAAGAGATCATCAAG GATGAGAGTTCACTAGGACTTGGAAATGAGGAGGTACAAGGAGTTGATTCTGTTTCAAAGGGTTTAGTGTTTGGTGTTCTGTGTGATGATGATAGATTGGTTGTAGAGAAAGTTGCTGAGATAACAGAAGAAAAATGTATGGCAGTGGATAATGAGTGTGTTGAATTGGAAAATGAGGAGGTACAAGTGTTTGGTGTTCTgtgtgatgatgatgatagatTGGTTGTAGAGAAAGTTGCTGAGAAAACAGAAGAAAAACTTACGTCAGTGGATAATGAGTGTGTTGGACTGGAAAGCCCTGATATGGAAATCTTGAGGCCTCCATTTGTAGATGAAAACTCGCAAGTATCTGCACAGGAATTACTGGATAACGGAAATGTGCAATCTCTGGATTCGGCTTTGGAAGGCTTGATATCTCCATTTCTGGATGAAAAATCTCAAGTATTTGTGCAGGGATTAGTGGATGAAGAAAATGTACAACCTCTGGATTCTGCTTTGGAAGGCTTGGTGTCTCAGTTTCTGGATGAAAACTCGCAAGTATCTGTGCAGGAGTTAGTGGTTAATGAAAATGTGCAACTTCTGGATTCTGCTTTGGAAGGTTTGGTGCCCTTATTTCTGGGTGAGAACTGGGAATGGGTTGGGCAGAAATGGAATTATATGGCATGTCCCACAGAAGAAGAACATCCCGAGCTAGTGAAGAATGAAGATATAGGATCTGTTCCTGTTTTAGAGGCTTTGGAAACCTTGTTTCTGGACGAAAACACTGAACAGCTTGTgctagaagaagaagaggatgaAGATATCATCAAG gaTGAGAGTCCTCAAGAACAGGAAAATGAGGAGGTACAAGCAGTTGATTCATTTTCAGAGGGTTTAGAGTTTGGTGCTGCATGTGATGATGATGTATTGGTTAAAGAGCAAGTAGCTCCAAAAACAGAAGAAGTGTGGAATTTCTGGTGTGGATCACCTGTAGCACCACCATCACCTCTTGTCACTAATGGGATTCTTCTTAATACTGCAAAACTTCACCTTGACATAGAAAACCAGTCCGCAGAAAATAAACCTGAACCTAGAATGCTATCTGAAAGGAAATTTCCAGGAAGTGTCAATGTGAACTCATCACTTAAGGAACACAATGGGGGCAAACTATGGAGTTTCTGGTCTGGAAATATGGGGGTTGAATCTTCAGTGTGTTCATCTTTCTCTGATGCAAGCTTCTTATCAGAGTCTGAAAACAAATCATCGAGAAATGGCTTTGAGAGTCCATTTGGGAGTCCTCTGATGGAATCAGATCAGAAGTCTGCAAGTAGCATTTGGTCCAGAAGAGGGAAACTACAAAGTGCTCCCCAAATTTCAACAAACATTTCTGAAAAAAAGAAACTGAGAAGTGATCAGAAGAATGTTAAGCATGAGCCTGTTTCCAGGGCTCTCTTTCATGAAGTGGAAAcccaagaagaagaagaagtttttaCTCCAGACAAAGAGAATTTCACCCCTAATACTCACAAGTCAATGAGAAAGTTGGTTATGTTAAAAGAAGTGAAGAATTCAAGTTCACCCCTTTTAAAGATTATTGGAAGTCCGAAAATCTACTATGAGGACAACATGATGTCTCCTTCATCAGATAAAGAGAATTATTCACCCAGAACTTTTCTGGAGAAGAAAACAGCACGACGTGGTTCTCTGAATCAAGTAAAATCACTTCGGGTGAAAGAGAAAAAAGGTGGAAGGATGCCTTTTCAATCTCTTCTTGCAGATTCACCTAAGAATAGTTCATCTGAAACTTGCTTTCCTGGTGCTGCTAAAATCACAAGCAAG ACTAATATACCGGAGAAATGCTCTGGTGAGAGAACCCAAAAATGGAGTATGCTAGTGGACACTACTACTCTACTGAACAAAGAATCAAGAAAGGCATTGCAGCTTCTTGAAGGTCTCAAGGGAACCCAACTTATCATCCCCAAAATAG TGATAAaggatcttgcttgtttgaaaaGACAAACGAGTTTCTTCAGAAGAAATACAGAGGTATCATCAGCATTAGAATGGATAGAAGATTGCATGGTGAAAACACAGTGGTGGATCCATGTTCAGAATTCCACAGAGGAAGTGCAGTCTGTTGCAGCAACCCCTCCTGCATCACCTTACTCCTCTCAAGTCAGTTGTGGGACAACTGCAGGCTCCTTCCCCTTCTCTGCCCTTGAACTTCTCTCGCCCTCGACAGAAGATCATGTTCTTGACTATGCTCTTAGCTTCAGGAGGAATAAGAATGAGGGACAACTCGTCCTTCTTAGTGATGACATTACCTTGAAGATTAAGGCCATGGCAGAG GGTATAATCTGTGAGACGGCAGAGGATTTCAGGGAAAGTCTGGTGAACCCTTTCTCCGAGAGGTTCCTGTGGACCGACAGCTCCCCGAGAGGTCAAACCTGGTCTTACTCAGACGACTTTGTTCTACGAGAGAAGTTTTATCCTAGCTcgttgaagatgatgatgacacCGAAGGCTATGGAGAATGTCAAGGGTCTGAAGCTGATCTTGCTTCATAATTCACAGTATTTTGAACGAATGACTGCAATTTACTAG
- the LOC110789275 gene encoding uncharacterized protein, which produces MEEVRSAMEDHMNQMADLVQKLSDELRSGFAPAYDNFMGFFHAIDWKEPWLMGILGFYVFLLLTIIFSRKHVNFQMCLFLLALSGVYLAERLNRFLGTHWESFATQNYFDPHGLFLSVVWSGPLLVIAMLILINTLFSLCHLIVRWKRAELRHRAKLEKKEN; this is translated from the exons atggaggaagtaagaTCGGCAATGGAGGATCACATGAATCAAATGGCGGATCTTGTTCAAAAGTTGTCCGATGAGCTTCGTTCTGGTTTCGCACCTGCTTACGATAATTTCATGGGTTTCTTCCACGCCATTGATTGGAAG GAGCCATGGTTGATGGGCATATTGGGATTCTACGTATTTCTGTTGCTGACAATTATCTTCTCCAGGAAGCATGTCAACTTCCAAATGTGTCTATTTCTTCTTGCTT TGTCTGGTGTATATCTTGCTGAAAGACTGAACCGGTTTCTTGGTACTCACTGGGAAAGTTTTGCTACTCAGAACTATTTTGACCCACATGGACTTTTCCTCTCTGTAGTATGGTCTGGTCCGCTTCTCGTAATTGCAATGCTAATCTTG ATAAACACCCTCTTCTCATTGTGCCATTTGATTGTTCGATGGAAAAGGGCTGAGCTTAGACACCGTGCAAAACTTGAGAAGAAGGAGAATTAA
- the LOC110789126 gene encoding GRAS family protein RAM1 isoform X2, whose translation METIGMNEDVLSLSLSTVSHSTHVERRINNSHLLINSDDNWELKIFRLFEERQRMLNMNMKIEQKSSVTGDSGQRVAAYFADGLSARLLTQKSAFYYTQKSAFYYNMVMNKPTPAEEFMAFTHLNRVSPFYQFAHFTANQAILEAFEGEEETNNWCLHVIDYDVSHGFQWPSLMQSLSEMAANDANHRVVSLCITGLAKSLEELIGTENRLVSFSKIFHNIAFEFHGLLKGSKLKNLERRNNNETLAVNLVFHLSSLNNTSNISETMTVIHSLNPSVVVLVEREGSHHQKTSSSSCRILSNYVDSLHYYAAMFDSLDDCLPLESAERLSIEKNHLGREIKDLIIACDEDDDDEVKCLSKFEVMETWKERMMCHGFEGIVLSSKVTIQAKLLMKMGCHYHPRFEGGDAGGGSGGGGGGGGGGFRVYERDCGMGISLGWQDRFLITASAWRCI comes from the exons ATGGAAACTATTGGGATGAATGAAGATGTTTTAAGTCTCAGCTTATCCACTGTTAGTCACTCAACCCATGTTGAGAGGAGAATCAACAATTCCCATCTTCTGATAAATTCAGATGATAACTGGGAATTAAAGATTTTCAGACTgtttgaagaaagacaaagaatgctgaacatgaacatgaagaTCGAGCAAAAAAGTTCAG TAACAGGCGATTCGGGTCAAAGGGTTGCTGCTTATTTTGCTGATGGACTTTCTGCAAGGCTTTTAACCCAGAAATCTGCATTCTATTATACCCAGAAATCTGCATTTTACTATAACATGGTGATGAATAAGCCTACACCTGCAGAAGAGTTCATGGCTTTTACTCATCTGAACAGAGTTTCTCCTTTTTACCAGTTTGCTCATTTTACTGCAAACCAGGCCATACTCGAAGCGTTCGAGGGGGAGGAAGAGACTAACAACTGGTGTTTACACGTGATTGATTACGACGTCTCGCACGGTTTTCAATGGCCTTCTCTTATGCAGTCACTCTCCGAGATGGCGGCCAATGATGCAAACCACCGGGTAGTGTCGCTTTGTATCACAG GCCTCGCTAAAAGCCTCGAAGAGCTGATTGGGACCGAGAACAGACTCGTAAGCTTCTCCAAGATCTTCCACAACATAGCCTTCGAGTTCCACGGGTTGCTGAAAGGATCAAAGCTCAAGAACTTGGAGAGAAGAAACAACAACGAAACACTCGCAGTCAACCTCGTTTTTCACCTCAGCAGTCTGAACAACACCTCAAACATTTCAGAAACCATGACAGTTATACACTCCTTAAACCCTTCAGTAGTAGTGTTAGTAGAACGAGAAGGAAGTCATCATCAAAAAACCAGTAGTAGTAGTTGTCGAATCCTCTCGAATTACGTCGATTCTTTACATTATTACGCTGCAATGTTCGATTCATTAGATGATTGTTTACCATTAGAGAGTGCAGAGAGGTTGAGTATAGAGAAGAATCATCTGGGTAGAGAGATTAAAGATCTGATAATAGCTtgtgatgaagatgatgatgatgaagtgAAGTGTTTGAGTAAGTTTGAGGTGATGGAAACTTGGAAAGAAAGGATGATGTGTCATGGGTTTGAGGGGATTGTGTTGAGCTCGAAAGTGACGATTCAGGCGAAATTGTTGATGAAAATGGGGTGCCATTATCATCCTCGTTTTGAAGGAGGTGATGCCGGTGGTGGtagtggcggtggtggtggcggcggtggtggtgggtTCAGAGTTTATGAAAGGGATTGTGGGATGGGTATATCTCTTGGTTGGCAAGATAGGTTTCTTATAACAGCTTCTGCATGGCGTtgtatatga
- the LOC110789126 gene encoding GRAS family protein RAM1 isoform X1, translated as METIGMNEDVLSLSLSTVSHSTHVERRINNSHLLINSDDNWELKIFRLFEERQRMLNMNMKIEQKSSGLHLIHLLLVAAATLMKENNLNSAIDDVTELYRFVSVTGDSGQRVAAYFADGLSARLLTQKSAFYYTQKSAFYYNMVMNKPTPAEEFMAFTHLNRVSPFYQFAHFTANQAILEAFEGEEETNNWCLHVIDYDVSHGFQWPSLMQSLSEMAANDANHRVVSLCITGLAKSLEELIGTENRLVSFSKIFHNIAFEFHGLLKGSKLKNLERRNNNETLAVNLVFHLSSLNNTSNISETMTVIHSLNPSVVVLVEREGSHHQKTSSSSCRILSNYVDSLHYYAAMFDSLDDCLPLESAERLSIEKNHLGREIKDLIIACDEDDDDEVKCLSKFEVMETWKERMMCHGFEGIVLSSKVTIQAKLLMKMGCHYHPRFEGGDAGGGSGGGGGGGGGGFRVYERDCGMGISLGWQDRFLITASAWRCI; from the exons ATGGAAACTATTGGGATGAATGAAGATGTTTTAAGTCTCAGCTTATCCACTGTTAGTCACTCAACCCATGTTGAGAGGAGAATCAACAATTCCCATCTTCTGATAAATTCAGATGATAACTGGGAATTAAAGATTTTCAGACTgtttgaagaaagacaaagaatgctgaacatgaacatgaagaTCGAGCAAAAAAGTTCAGGTCTTCATCTGATTCATTTACTGCTAGTAGCAGCAGCAACATTAATGAAAGAAAACAATCTCAACTCTGCTATTGATGATGTAACAGAGTTGTACCGATTTGTTTCAGTAACAGGCGATTCGGGTCAAAGGGTTGCTGCTTATTTTGCTGATGGACTTTCTGCAAGGCTTTTAACCCAGAAATCTGCATTCTATTATACCCAGAAATCTGCATTTTACTATAACATGGTGATGAATAAGCCTACACCTGCAGAAGAGTTCATGGCTTTTACTCATCTGAACAGAGTTTCTCCTTTTTACCAGTTTGCTCATTTTACTGCAAACCAGGCCATACTCGAAGCGTTCGAGGGGGAGGAAGAGACTAACAACTGGTGTTTACACGTGATTGATTACGACGTCTCGCACGGTTTTCAATGGCCTTCTCTTATGCAGTCACTCTCCGAGATGGCGGCCAATGATGCAAACCACCGGGTAGTGTCGCTTTGTATCACAG GCCTCGCTAAAAGCCTCGAAGAGCTGATTGGGACCGAGAACAGACTCGTAAGCTTCTCCAAGATCTTCCACAACATAGCCTTCGAGTTCCACGGGTTGCTGAAAGGATCAAAGCTCAAGAACTTGGAGAGAAGAAACAACAACGAAACACTCGCAGTCAACCTCGTTTTTCACCTCAGCAGTCTGAACAACACCTCAAACATTTCAGAAACCATGACAGTTATACACTCCTTAAACCCTTCAGTAGTAGTGTTAGTAGAACGAGAAGGAAGTCATCATCAAAAAACCAGTAGTAGTAGTTGTCGAATCCTCTCGAATTACGTCGATTCTTTACATTATTACGCTGCAATGTTCGATTCATTAGATGATTGTTTACCATTAGAGAGTGCAGAGAGGTTGAGTATAGAGAAGAATCATCTGGGTAGAGAGATTAAAGATCTGATAATAGCTtgtgatgaagatgatgatgatgaagtgAAGTGTTTGAGTAAGTTTGAGGTGATGGAAACTTGGAAAGAAAGGATGATGTGTCATGGGTTTGAGGGGATTGTGTTGAGCTCGAAAGTGACGATTCAGGCGAAATTGTTGATGAAAATGGGGTGCCATTATCATCCTCGTTTTGAAGGAGGTGATGCCGGTGGTGGtagtggcggtggtggtggcggcggtggtggtgggtTCAGAGTTTATGAAAGGGATTGTGGGATGGGTATATCTCTTGGTTGGCAAGATAGGTTTCTTATAACAGCTTCTGCATGGCGTtgtatatga